One region of Lactobacillus johnsonii genomic DNA includes:
- a CDS encoding ECF transporter S component: MKKLHVRDIILIALIAIIFGFIYLASDSLYNALTALLTPIGYGMLANDIMMGIWCMAGPLAGFLVRIPGSAFLGEFLGSCVELIAGEQWGAVNLISGAVQGLGSELGFTFTSYRRYDWFTLFLSATTTTIVTYLYDFIKNGYSYFSTFNMILYFVVRWISMLLFTCVLVKLIVNLLEKAHVIQTNQN; encoded by the coding sequence ATGAAAAAATTACATGTAAGAGATATCATCTTAATTGCCTTAATTGCTATTATTTTTGGTTTTATTTATTTAGCTAGTGACAGCCTCTATAATGCTCTAACCGCTCTCCTTACTCCAATTGGCTATGGGATGTTAGCTAATGACATTATGATGGGAATTTGGTGTATGGCAGGACCATTAGCAGGCTTTCTTGTTCGCATCCCTGGCTCTGCTTTCTTAGGAGAATTCTTAGGCTCCTGCGTTGAATTGATTGCTGGGGAACAGTGGGGAGCTGTTAATTTAATTTCTGGTGCCGTTCAAGGTCTAGGTAGTGAATTAGGTTTTACCTTTACTAGCTACCGTCGATATGATTGGTTTACGCTTTTCTTATCTGCTACAACCACAACCATTGTCACTTATTTGTACGATTTCATAAAAAACGGCTATAGCTATTTTTCAACCTTTAATATGATTCTCTACTTTGTAGTTCGCTGGATCTCCATGCTCTTATTTACCTGTGTATTAGTAAAATTAATCGTAAATCTTTTAGAAAAAGCTCATGTCATCCAAACAAATCAAAATTAA
- a CDS encoding AraC family transcriptional regulator: protein MATATLKNYLLSLMQNNQASEVELRTQNFLSYHLYLEGMHYDFIEYQSGSSQLIYCLAGKCEVQVGKQSFSLTSGNILLIEKDSAYAIKLSDKNTVIIKFKLTSDFSWDEQIENVTIDTPTEEKLSTLFLKNLSQDKAFLFTTTSVMWSSQSIREIVQDDLNHAAFNSTIGLELLKVMILRNLREQNFKLSEKRENKFKDETLDQYIDQHYNDITLAEAAEYFGFNRNYFSTMVKEKTGKSFVEHVDDRRMREARRLLAKPNVSLKEIIETIGYSSKSFFYKKFKHYYGMTPAEMRKRLFREAHINLK, encoded by the coding sequence ATGGCAACAGCGACATTAAAAAATTATTTATTAAGTTTAATGCAAAATAATCAAGCTAGTGAAGTAGAGCTTCGAACCCAGAATTTTTTGTCCTACCATCTTTATTTAGAAGGGATGCATTATGACTTTATTGAATATCAGTCCGGAAGTAGTCAATTAATATATTGCCTTGCAGGTAAATGTGAAGTACAGGTAGGGAAGCAAAGCTTTTCTTTAACGAGTGGAAACATCTTATTAATTGAAAAAGATAGCGCGTATGCAATCAAGCTTAGTGACAAGAATACAGTAATTATAAAATTTAAGCTAACTAGCGATTTTTCATGGGATGAGCAAATAGAAAACGTAACAATTGATACTCCCACTGAAGAGAAACTAAGTACCCTATTTTTAAAGAATTTATCTCAGGATAAAGCCTTTTTATTTACAACGACGTCAGTAATGTGGAGTAGCCAAAGTATCAGAGAGATAGTGCAAGATGATCTTAATCATGCGGCATTTAATAGTACAATTGGATTAGAGTTACTTAAAGTAATGATTTTGCGCAATTTACGTGAGCAGAACTTTAAATTGAGTGAAAAAAGAGAAAATAAGTTTAAGGATGAGACCTTAGATCAGTACATTGACCAGCACTATAATGACATTACGCTAGCAGAAGCGGCTGAATATTTTGGTTTTAATCGAAATTACTTCTCTACAATGGTAAAAGAAAAAACTGGTAAGAGTTTTGTGGAACATGTTGACGATCGGCGTATGAGAGAGGCTAGAAGACTGCTCGCTAAGCCAAATGTATCGTTAAAAGAAATAATTGAAACTATTGGTTATTCAAGTAAGTCATTTTTCTATAAAAAATTTAAGCATTATTATGGAATGACACCAGCAGAAATGAGAAAGAGATTATTTAGAGAAGCTCATATTAATTTGAAATAG
- a CDS encoding CPBP family intramembrane glutamic endopeptidase: protein MALLFVIWYSFFSVFLGLAQSSDEIFNNWNFSLINPRYSATYQSSIEVILNALEPAISEEIVRYGYIIILLTILKNRKYQLQWSIFISAVFFALSHISNFFNTDQAFDNVISQIIVALGLGCFLGVLLLYTGKIWINILIHFCFDFLVFSITDIGYLTVSVFRQNNGWILKSGIQLCILLVVSYLLMSLNKNILKNNIEKLVG from the coding sequence TTGGCACTTTTATTTGTCATTTGGTATTCGTTCTTCTCTGTATTTTTGGGTTTAGCTCAATCAAGTGATGAAATTTTTAATAATTGGAATTTTTCTCTGATAAATCCAAGATATTCTGCGACATATCAAAGTAGTATAGAAGTTATATTGAATGCTTTGGAGCCTGCTATTTCCGAAGAAATAGTAAGATATGGATATATTATAATTTTATTAACTATTTTGAAAAATAGAAAATATCAATTGCAATGGTCAATATTTATAAGTGCTGTATTCTTTGCTTTAAGTCACATTAGCAATTTTTTTAATACAGATCAAGCATTTGATAACGTTATTTCTCAAATTATAGTAGCACTTGGATTAGGTTGTTTTTTAGGTGTCTTGCTATTATATACAGGTAAAATATGGATAAATATTTTAATTCATTTTTGCTTTGACTTTTTAGTTTTTTCGATAACCGATATAGGATATTTGACGGTAAGTGTATTTAGACAAAATAATGGCTGGATATTAAAATCGGGGATACAATTATGCATTTTACTAGTTGTGTCTTATCTATTAATGTCTTTGAATAAAAATATATTAAAAAATAATATTGAAAAATTAGTTGGGTAG
- the htpX gene encoding zinc metalloprotease HtpX, with protein MLYQQIARNKRKTAFLLVIFVIILALVGGGLGYLINGEPFSGIAIALIGSLIYLFIVLQNPGNLVMSMNHGREIHEEDDPELWHIVEDMALSGQVPMPRVFIINDPSPNAFTTGRDPKHSYVAVTTGLRERLNRSELEGVLGHEISHIRNYDILVSTIGVALVAVISFISNFASRIWWWGGNSDRDDRDSSPLEAIFKVVAIVFTLILGPLAAGLAQMALSRNREYLADAGSVELTRNPQGLISALEKISNSEPMKDPDPSSAGLYIETPLHNRGLSSLFDTHPPTADRIKRLKNM; from the coding sequence ATGCTCTATCAACAAATAGCACGCAATAAGCGTAAAACAGCATTTTTGCTTGTTATATTCGTTATTATTCTAGCTCTTGTTGGTGGTGGGTTAGGATACTTAATTAATGGCGAACCTTTTTCCGGAATCGCCATTGCTCTTATTGGTAGTTTAATTTATCTTTTTATTGTTCTTCAAAATCCTGGAAACCTAGTGATGAGCATGAATCACGGCCGAGAGATTCATGAAGAAGACGATCCAGAACTTTGGCACATTGTTGAAGATATGGCTCTGTCTGGACAAGTTCCGATGCCAAGAGTTTTTATTATCAATGATCCAAGCCCGAATGCTTTTACGACTGGACGAGATCCTAAGCATAGTTATGTTGCCGTTACAACTGGCTTACGAGAACGATTAAATAGAAGTGAGTTAGAGGGCGTTTTAGGTCATGAAATTTCTCATATTAGAAATTATGATATCTTAGTTTCAACTATTGGAGTTGCACTAGTAGCAGTAATTTCTTTTATTTCTAACTTCGCCTCTCGCATTTGGTGGTGGGGCGGCAATTCAGACCGCGATGACCGAGACTCAAGTCCTTTAGAAGCAATTTTTAAGGTAGTAGCAATTGTTTTTACCCTAATTTTAGGACCACTTGCTGCAGGACTTGCCCAAATGGCTCTGTCTCGTAATCGAGAATATCTGGCTGATGCGGGCTCAGTAGAACTTACTAGGAATCCACAAGGCCTAATTTCAGCTTTAGAGAAGATTTCTAACAGTGAGCCAATGAAAGATCCAGATCCATCAAGTGCTGGGCTCTACATTGAAACTCCACTTCATAATCGTGGGTTAAGCTCACTCTTTGATACTCACCCGCCTACTGCGGATCGAATTAAGAGATTAAAAAATATGTAA
- a CDS encoding LemA family protein, translating into MSLTWIIIIILILLVAIYIGIYNGLQKAKVHADEAWSQIDVQLKRRNDLIPNLVETVKGYAKHESGTLEKVVSLRNQLVNLPSSDHEEANKLSNQITDSLKSIFALAENYPDLKANQNFLALQEELTNTENKIAYSRQLYNSTVAMFNEKLLTFPSNLVAKMHGFKKMDYLQTPTEEKAVPQVKF; encoded by the coding sequence ATGAGTTTAACCTGGATTATTATCATTATTTTAATTTTATTGGTAGCTATTTATATTGGCATCTATAACGGCTTACAAAAAGCTAAGGTGCATGCCGATGAAGCTTGGAGCCAAATTGATGTTCAATTAAAGCGTCGTAATGACTTAATCCCTAACTTAGTTGAAACAGTTAAGGGTTATGCTAAGCACGAAAGCGGCACTTTAGAAAAAGTAGTTTCATTAAGAAACCAATTAGTAAATCTTCCATCTTCTGATCACGAAGAAGCTAATAAACTTTCTAATCAAATTACTGATTCGTTGAAGAGTATTTTTGCTTTAGCTGAAAATTATCCTGACTTAAAAGCAAACCAAAACTTCTTAGCACTTCAAGAAGAACTTACTAATACTGAAAATAAGATTGCCTACTCACGTCAACTTTATAACTCAACAGTTGCTATGTTTAATGAGAAGTTACTAACTTTCCCATCTAACTTAGTAGCTAAGATGCATGGCTTTAAGAAAATGGACTATCTTCAAACACCAACTGAAGAAAAGGCCGTTCCTCAAGTCAAATTTTAG
- a CDS encoding SLC13 family permease, producing the protein MTVIKNIAKDRILQITVVITIISLFFARPRIEDINFHTLYSILAMLTIIQIFSYLHVLDVLAYKLTASARSTRRLTAIFTILSIVSAMFLTNDITVLTLIPLYLTIAKRHGLPEILPVTLIGMGANIGAAFTPWGNPHNIFVVNRYNVSPLKFFSWSLPLLLISLITVLLFIFFVKDKPIPTVPLEDIRISVRPMILTIAVSIFFFFGVFNIVPAYVPAIVAVILALIINPSIMLHVDYALLLTFTCFFIFISDIQQIPFIVTLISKTMFSEHSVFLTSIISSQFISNVPSTILIGKFTNYAEALFLGSNIGGFGSLVGSMANMLVFKSFVENGTVSKRKFFWVFSVLEFAGLIILTILGWIVLDFVI; encoded by the coding sequence ATGACCGTCATCAAAAATATTGCTAAAGACCGTATTTTACAAATTACGGTTGTCATAACGATCATAAGCTTATTCTTCGCCCGACCACGGATTGAAGATATTAACTTCCACACACTATACTCAATTTTAGCGATGCTGACTATCATCCAAATTTTTTCTTACTTACACGTTTTGGATGTATTAGCTTATAAGCTTACAGCTAGTGCTAGAAGTACAAGAAGATTAACTGCGATTTTTACAATCTTATCAATTGTATCTGCAATGTTCTTAACTAATGATATAACCGTTTTAACTCTTATACCATTGTATTTGACAATTGCTAAACGACACGGTTTACCTGAAATACTACCTGTCACTTTAATCGGAATGGGAGCAAATATTGGGGCTGCTTTTACTCCATGGGGTAATCCTCACAATATTTTTGTAGTTAATCGCTATAACGTTTCGCCACTTAAGTTTTTTAGTTGGTCACTTCCATTATTGCTGATCAGTTTAATTACCGTTCTATTGTTCATCTTTTTTGTTAAAGATAAACCTATTCCTACAGTACCTTTAGAAGATATTAGGATTAGTGTCAGACCCATGATTTTGACCATTGCTGTTTCAATTTTCTTCTTCTTTGGTGTTTTCAATATTGTTCCAGCATATGTGCCAGCAATTGTTGCCGTAATTTTGGCTCTTATTATTAATCCTTCAATTATGTTACATGTGGATTATGCTTTACTCTTAACTTTTACATGCTTTTTTATTTTTATTAGTGATATCCAGCAAATACCATTTATCGTTACACTTATTTCAAAGACCATGTTCTCTGAACATTCTGTCTTCTTGACTTCAATCATTTCAAGTCAATTTATTTCTAATGTTCCTTCAACCATCCTAATTGGTAAATTTACTAATTATGCTGAAGCCTTATTCTTAGGTTCAAATATTGGAGGATTTGGTTCACTTGTTGGATCAATGGCTAACATGCTTGTTTTCAAAAGTTTCGTTGAAAACGGAACAGTATCAAAGCGCAAATTCTTCTGGGTATTTTCAGTTCTCGAATTTGCTGGTTTGATTATTTTGACAATCCTTGGATGGATCGTCTTAGACTTTGTTATTTAG
- a CDS encoding iron-sulfur cluster biosynthesis family protein, whose translation MLDAKNIELKIKDDAKEALEKKIKPGQVVLLALNDGSNGYSKLGGTCTIGANFQLVLLDHKDPDFSIKIKNNMDLDMYTSDKELAFLEDGLVLNARDAALSLSSNEGIIDGGVTISEFKGEKLSADEMKKLGGKIC comes from the coding sequence ATGCTTGATGCAAAAAATATTGAACTAAAAATAAAAGATGATGCTAAAGAGGCTTTAGAAAAGAAGATTAAACCGGGACAAGTTGTTTTACTAGCCTTAAATGATGGCTCAAATGGTTATTCTAAATTAGGTGGGACTTGTACAATCGGTGCTAATTTTCAGCTTGTTTTATTAGATCATAAGGATCCGGATTTTTCTATTAAAATTAAAAATAATATGGACTTAGACATGTATACATCTGATAAAGAATTAGCATTTTTAGAGGATGGATTAGTCCTTAACGCTCGTGATGCTGCTCTATCTTTATCTTCAAATGAGGGGATTATTGATGGCGGAGTTACCATTTCCGAATTTAAAGGTGAAAAATTATCTGCAGATGAGATGAAAAAATTAGGTGGAAAGATCTGCTAG